Proteins encoded together in one Thermophilibacter immobilis window:
- a CDS encoding radical SAM protein produces MTAPASPWPCERAYASCELCPRRCHVARLGGAAGVCGMSAQLRVARAALHFWEEPPISGAAGSGAIFFSGCPLRCVFCQNHEISSEGFGAAVSTERLAEMMLELQGQGALNVNLVTPLHFAPHVRRAVELAHAAGLTLPVVCNTSGYERAEVVRALGEVVDVWLPDFKYADSGLASALSGAPDYPDVAAQALAAMVGSVRERGGRAVAPDGAMTRGVIVRHLVLPGHVQDSCAVLDRVWQIAGNQVDLSIMNQYTPNDVCRSAGGPLSHGVSEEEYEIVLCHADDLGFERLWWQEGGTVSESFVPRFDATGVAGPELRGPGPDKGV; encoded by the coding sequence GTGACAGCTCCCGCATCGCCGTGGCCCTGCGAGAGGGCCTACGCATCCTGCGAGCTCTGCCCGCGTCGCTGCCATGTCGCGCGTCTCGGCGGCGCGGCCGGCGTCTGCGGGATGAGCGCCCAGCTCAGGGTGGCCCGCGCGGCCCTGCACTTCTGGGAGGAGCCCCCCATATCCGGCGCGGCCGGCTCGGGCGCTATCTTCTTCTCGGGCTGCCCCCTGCGCTGCGTCTTCTGCCAGAACCACGAGATCTCGAGCGAGGGGTTCGGCGCGGCCGTGAGCACGGAGCGCCTCGCCGAGATGATGCTCGAGCTTCAGGGGCAGGGCGCGCTCAACGTGAACCTCGTGACGCCCCTGCACTTCGCGCCCCACGTGCGCAGGGCCGTGGAGCTCGCCCACGCGGCCGGTCTCACGCTGCCCGTCGTCTGCAACACGTCCGGCTACGAGCGCGCCGAGGTCGTGCGTGCGCTCGGCGAGGTCGTGGACGTGTGGCTGCCCGACTTCAAGTACGCCGACTCTGGCCTGGCATCCGCGCTCTCGGGAGCGCCCGACTACCCCGACGTCGCCGCGCAGGCACTGGCCGCCATGGTGGGCTCCGTGCGCGAGCGGGGAGGGCGCGCGGTCGCCCCCGACGGGGCCATGACGCGCGGGGTCATCGTGCGCCACCTCGTCCTGCCCGGACACGTCCAGGACTCCTGCGCCGTGCTCGATCGGGTCTGGCAGATCGCGGGAAACCAGGTCGACCTCTCGATCATGAACCAGTACACCCCCAACGACGTCTGCCGCAGTGCCGGTGGGCCCCTCTCCCACGGCGTCTCCGAGGAAGAGTACGAGATCGTGCTCTGCCATGCCGACGACCTCGGCTTCGAGCGCCTGTGGTGGCAGGAGGGGGGCACGGTCTCGGAAAGCTTCGTGCCGCGCTTCGACGCGACGGGGGTGGCCGGGCCCGAGCTCCGGGGCCCCGGGCCCGACAAAGGGGTATAA
- a CDS encoding glycosyltransferase family 4 protein produces the protein MPYLCLFATALLTTVAATPLARRIAVAVDAVDYPSARRINRTPIPRMGGIALFCGIVAAFVVQYLGTKFLDWPVVLVPSPKLQIDYWLLVIAFLVIFLTGLLDDYRSLKPLQKLLGQTLAATIAVAGGLVIGDIADPFSLHGIIQLGWLAYPVTVVYLVSYVNIINLIDGLDGLAAGISAIASFTMFVLSVWAGRPDAAALSIAVAGSSAGFLRHNFYPASIFMGDSGALTLGFALGTASLLSVTRFAGLTTIIVPLVIAAVPIINTFSAIVRRLRAHVSVGQADLGHIHNRLMAEGYNQRQAVLLIYAWTALLCVGAVVMTKVSTWPRILIFCVLMALSAAFARHLRLFDPVLLHRRDPKDGAGEVEGPADGSPEETHERSRRHGRGRRP, from the coding sequence ATGCCGTACCTGTGCCTCTTCGCGACCGCGCTTCTCACGACCGTCGCCGCGACCCCGCTCGCGCGTAGGATCGCCGTGGCCGTCGACGCGGTCGACTACCCCAGCGCCCGTCGCATCAACCGCACGCCCATCCCGCGCATGGGCGGCATCGCCTTGTTCTGCGGCATCGTTGCGGCGTTCGTGGTCCAGTACCTGGGCACGAAGTTTCTTGACTGGCCGGTCGTGCTCGTGCCCTCACCCAAGCTGCAGATCGACTACTGGCTGCTCGTAATCGCCTTCCTCGTGATCTTCCTCACGGGCCTTCTGGATGACTACCGCTCGCTGAAGCCGCTTCAGAAGCTCCTGGGCCAGACGCTCGCGGCCACCATCGCCGTGGCGGGGGGGCTCGTGATCGGTGACATCGCCGACCCCTTTTCCCTGCACGGCATCATACAGCTGGGGTGGCTCGCATACCCGGTCACCGTGGTCTACCTCGTGTCCTACGTCAACATCATCAACCTCATCGACGGCCTCGACGGCCTCGCGGCCGGTATCTCGGCCATCGCGAGCTTCACCATGTTCGTGCTCTCAGTGTGGGCGGGGCGCCCCGACGCCGCAGCGCTCTCAATCGCGGTCGCGGGCTCGTCCGCGGGCTTTCTGCGCCACAACTTCTATCCGGCCTCGATCTTCATGGGGGACTCGGGCGCCCTCACCCTCGGCTTTGCGCTCGGGACGGCGTCTCTGCTCTCGGTCACGCGCTTCGCGGGCCTGACCACCATCATCGTCCCGCTCGTCATAGCGGCCGTGCCCATCATCAACACCTTCTCGGCCATCGTGCGGCGCCTGCGTGCGCATGTGAGCGTCGGACAGGCCGACCTGGGCCACATCCACAATCGCCTCATGGCCGAGGGCTACAACCAGCGCCAGGCCGTGCTGCTCATCTACGCCTGGACCGCGCTTCTGTGCGTGGGTGCCGTCGTCATGACCAAGGTCTCCACCTGGCCGCGCATTCTCATCTTCTGCGTGCTCATGGCCCTCTCCGCGGCCTTCGCCCGGCACCTGCGCCTGTTCGACCCGGTGCTCCTGCACCGCCGCGATCCCAAGGACGGCGCGGGTGAGGTCGAGGGCCCTGCCGACGGGTCCCCCGAGGAGACCCACGAGCGGTCCCGGCGTCACGGGCGGGGGCGCCGCCCGTGA
- a CDS encoding ABC transporter ATP-binding protein, translating into MDARASAPLFWIRDASVVRAGRTILHVGDFSLSEGEHVALLGPNGAGKSTFIQLLTREVFPLWREEPPVRFRGQERPLLSEIKGALGIVSSTMHDQVRVHLPVEDIVVGGLFGTLGVPLHAEVGGAHRERARAALDRLGIVGLAGRDVMTLSTGQVRRVLVARELVRDPRVLIFDEPCTGLDPEGMYHVRQTMGALASEGRSIVLVTHYPEDIIPPIARVLLVKDGEVFADGPKADLLTSEVMSDLFDVPLVAAEQDGWYSLRGSYA; encoded by the coding sequence ATGGACGCTCGCGCGTCGGCCCCGCTCTTCTGGATTCGTGACGCCAGCGTGGTGCGCGCCGGTCGCACCATCCTGCACGTCGGCGACTTCTCGCTCTCCGAGGGGGAGCACGTGGCCCTCTTGGGCCCCAACGGCGCCGGGAAGTCGACGTTCATTCAGCTGCTCACCCGCGAGGTCTTCCCCCTGTGGCGCGAGGAGCCCCCCGTGCGCTTCCGCGGGCAGGAGCGGCCTCTGCTCTCCGAGATCAAGGGCGCCCTGGGCATCGTGAGCTCCACGATGCACGATCAGGTGCGCGTTCACCTCCCGGTGGAGGACATCGTCGTGGGAGGCCTGTTCGGGACGCTCGGGGTGCCCCTGCACGCCGAGGTGGGAGGCGCGCACCGCGAGCGCGCCCGCGCGGCCCTCGACCGCCTGGGCATCGTCGGGCTTGCCGGGCGCGACGTCATGACGCTCTCCACGGGCCAGGTCCGCCGCGTGCTCGTGGCGCGCGAGCTCGTGCGCGACCCCCGGGTGCTCATCTTCGACGAGCCGTGCACGGGGCTCGACCCCGAGGGGATGTACCACGTGCGCCAGACCATGGGGGCGCTCGCCTCCGAGGGCCGCTCGATCGTGCTCGTGACGCACTACCCCGAGGACATTATCCCGCCCATCGCTCGCGTGCTCCTGGTCAAGGACGGCGAGGTCTTCGCCGACGGCCCCAAGGCCGACCTGCTCACGAGCGAGGTCATGAGCGACCTGTTCGACGTACCCCTCGTGGCGGCCGAGCAGGACGGCTGGTACTCGCTGCGCGGCTCGTACGCCTAG
- the ilvA gene encoding threonine ammonia-lyase, whose protein sequence is MPETLSLEAFEEASEKVKEVTQETKLVASPYFSAQSGNRVWLKPENMQRTGAYKVRGSYYKISTLSDEELGRGLVTASAGNHAQGVAYAAARAGASSVVVMPTTTPLIKVERTKALGAEVILYGDVYDEACERARALAEERGYTFIHPFNDPVVACGQGTIAMEVIQELPLVDTILVPVGGGGLACGASTFAKLYNPKISVIGVEPQGAACLTASLEAGHVVKLPSASTIADGTAVLEPGDLVFPYLQENLDDVITVPDEELIVAFLDMVENHKMIVENSGLLSVAALRHLPAENKRVVSILSGGNMDVITMSSVVQHGLIQRGRIFTVSVLLPDRPGMLVRVASVVAEKNGNVIKLEHNQFVSTNRNAAVELRVTIEAYGEEHRAQIVGALEEAGFSPTLVQTSL, encoded by the coding sequence ATGCCAGAGACGCTCTCGCTCGAGGCGTTCGAGGAAGCCTCCGAGAAGGTCAAGGAGGTCACGCAGGAGACCAAGCTCGTGGCGAGCCCGTACTTCTCGGCGCAGTCCGGCAATCGCGTGTGGCTCAAGCCCGAGAACATGCAGCGCACGGGCGCCTACAAGGTCCGCGGGTCCTACTACAAGATCTCCACCCTCTCTGACGAGGAGCTCGGGCGCGGCCTCGTCACGGCGAGCGCGGGCAACCACGCGCAGGGCGTGGCCTACGCTGCCGCACGCGCCGGCGCCTCATCGGTCGTGGTCATGCCCACGACGACCCCGCTCATCAAGGTCGAGCGCACGAAGGCCCTCGGCGCCGAGGTGATCCTCTACGGCGACGTCTACGACGAGGCGTGCGAGCGCGCCCGCGCGCTCGCCGAGGAGCGCGGCTACACGTTCATCCACCCGTTCAACGACCCCGTCGTGGCCTGCGGACAGGGCACGATCGCCATGGAGGTCATCCAGGAGCTGCCGCTCGTCGACACGATCCTGGTGCCCGTGGGCGGGGGCGGCCTGGCCTGCGGCGCCTCCACGTTCGCCAAGCTCTACAACCCCAAGATCAGCGTCATCGGCGTCGAGCCCCAGGGGGCCGCGTGCCTCACGGCCTCGCTCGAGGCGGGACACGTGGTCAAGCTCCCCTCCGCGAGCACCATCGCCGACGGCACGGCGGTACTCGAGCCCGGTGACCTCGTCTTTCCCTACCTGCAGGAGAACCTCGACGACGTCATCACGGTCCCCGACGAGGAGCTCATCGTGGCCTTTCTCGACATGGTCGAGAACCACAAGATGATCGTCGAGAACTCGGGGCTGCTCAGTGTGGCCGCCCTGAGGCACCTCCCCGCCGAGAACAAGCGCGTGGTCTCGATCCTGTCGGGCGGCAACATGGACGTCATCACGATGTCCTCCGTGGTGCAGCACGGCCTCATCCAGCGCGGGCGCATCTTCACGGTCTCGGTGCTGCTCCCCGACCGCCCCGGCATGCTCGTGCGCGTGGCGAGCGTCGTGGCCGAGAAGAACGGCAACGTCATCAAGCTCGAGCACAACCAGTTCGTGAGCACCAACAGAAACGCCGCCGTCGAGCTGCGCGTCACCATCGAGGCCTACGGAGAGGAGCACAGGGCCCAGATCGTGGGCGCGCTCGAGGAGGCGGGCTTCTCCCCCACCCTCGTGCAGACCTCGCTGTAG
- the ilvD gene encoding dihydroxy-acid dehydratase, with amino-acid sequence MQLRSDAIKRGLARAPHRSLLKADGLTDEELDRPFVAVISAQNEVIPGHIHLQSIADAVKAGVRMAGGTPLQINTIGVCDGIAMNHEGMRYSLTSREVIADSVECAIQGHQFDAMVIIPSCDKIVPGMLIAACRLNIPTMLVSGGPMLAGRGRDGSQTDLNSLFDAVGAVTAGTMSENECSWLENTACPTCGSCSGMFTANSICCLAEALGLALPGNGTVPAVYSERIRLAKHTGMQVMRLLEQGITAREIINEHSVRNGMALDMAFGGSTNTMLHLTAIAHAADCPVTMGDWDRMSAQTPNIVRIAPAGPRHIEDLNAVGGVPAIIGELGRTGHLDLDALTCHGTMADWVRECPEADGEIVRHVDDAYSADGGLKVMRGNLAPDYGVVKKSAVAPDMRVHRGPARVFESEEEACEAIFGGKICPGDVLVIRYEGPSGGPGMREMLTPTSAICGMGLDKSCALITDGRFSGATKGPAIGHVSPEAAAGGPIALVREGDTISIDINAGTLTLEVDDAELGRRRASWEPPAPRYATGVLSRYARLVTSADKGAYLS; translated from the coding sequence GTGCAACTGAGAAGCGATGCCATCAAGCGGGGGCTGGCCCGCGCGCCTCACCGGAGCCTCCTCAAGGCCGACGGCCTCACGGACGAGGAACTCGACCGTCCCTTCGTGGCAGTCATCTCGGCCCAGAACGAGGTCATTCCCGGTCACATCCACCTGCAGTCCATCGCCGACGCCGTCAAGGCGGGCGTGCGCATGGCCGGCGGCACCCCCCTGCAGATCAACACGATCGGCGTCTGCGACGGCATCGCCATGAACCACGAGGGCATGCGCTACTCCCTCACGAGCCGCGAGGTCATCGCGGACTCCGTCGAGTGCGCGATCCAGGGCCACCAGTTCGACGCCATGGTCATCATCCCCAGCTGCGACAAGATCGTCCCCGGCATGCTCATCGCCGCCTGCCGCCTGAACATCCCCACCATGCTCGTCTCGGGCGGCCCCATGCTCGCCGGGCGCGGACGCGACGGCAGCCAGACCGACCTCAACAGCCTCTTCGACGCCGTCGGCGCGGTCACGGCCGGCACCATGAGCGAGAACGAGTGCTCCTGGCTCGAGAACACCGCCTGCCCCACCTGCGGCAGCTGCTCGGGCATGTTCACGGCCAACTCGATCTGCTGCCTCGCCGAGGCGCTCGGACTGGCCCTGCCCGGCAACGGCACGGTGCCCGCCGTCTACTCCGAGCGCATCCGCCTAGCCAAGCACACGGGCATGCAGGTCATGAGGCTCCTCGAGCAGGGCATCACGGCCCGCGAGATCATAAACGAGCACTCCGTGAGAAACGGCATGGCCCTCGACATGGCCTTCGGCGGCTCCACCAACACGATGCTGCACCTCACCGCCATCGCGCACGCCGCCGACTGCCCCGTCACGATGGGGGACTGGGACCGCATGAGCGCTCAGACCCCCAACATCGTGCGCATCGCGCCGGCGGGCCCGCGCCACATCGAGGACCTCAACGCCGTCGGCGGCGTCCCCGCCATCATCGGCGAGCTCGGGCGCACCGGCCACCTGGACCTGGACGCCCTCACCTGCCACGGGACCATGGCCGACTGGGTCAGGGAGTGCCCCGAGGCTGACGGCGAGATCGTGCGGCACGTCGACGACGCCTACTCAGCCGACGGCGGCCTCAAGGTCATGCGCGGCAACCTTGCCCCCGACTACGGCGTCGTCAAGAAGAGCGCCGTGGCCCCGGACATGCGCGTCCACCGCGGGCCCGCGCGCGTCTTCGAGAGCGAGGAGGAGGCCTGCGAGGCCATCTTCGGCGGCAAGATCTGCCCGGGCGACGTGCTCGTGATTCGCTACGAGGGCCCGTCCGGGGGCCCCGGCATGCGCGAGATGCTCACGCCCACCTCGGCCATCTGCGGCATGGGCCTCGACAAGTCCTGCGCCCTCATCACCGACGGGCGCTTCTCGGGCGCCACGAAGGGCCCCGCGATCGGCCACGTCTCTCCCGAGGCCGCGGCCGGCGGGCCCATCGCCCTGGTGCGTGAGGGCGACACCATCAGCATCGACATCAACGCGGGCACGCTGACCCTCGAGGTCGACGACGCCGAGCTCGGGCGCCGCCGCGCGTCGTGGGAGCCACCCGCGCCCAGATACGCCACCGGAGTCCTTTCCCGCTACGCGCGTCTCGTCACGAGCGCAGACAAGGGGGCCTACCTCTCATGA
- the ilvB gene encoding biosynthetic-type acetolactate synthase large subunit: MMTTEEKIALRQRALGGRPLGPGSKTEHEGKTMTGAQAIIASLEAEGVDTIFGYPGGQAIKIYDALYDSTKVRHVLARHEQGATHMADGYARATGRVGVVLVTSGPGATNTVTGIATAYMDSVPLVVITGQVTRGVIGTDAFQESDIVGITMPVVKHSFLLQSNADLTRTFREAFYIASTGRPGPVLIDVPSDLSGSEMVFHYPDSVSLPSYRPTYKGNAKQVKQAAALIQEAQRPLLYAGGGIVASHACAELTELAERMGIPVVTSLMGKGAMRCSNPLNLGPVGMHGSKYANRAVTECDLLIAVGARFSDRVTGKVSEFARRAKIIHVDIDPAEIGKIVDPAVPIVGDARVVLASLNERLAKADAHPVDDAWTREVFEWRERWPFYTDAFADYPDKIAPEVVLSALSDRLDPEASIVTTEVGQHQMWAHQNIHREHARTFISSGGLGTMGFGFPAAIGAKVGCPEAEVVCVAGDGSFQMNVQEMATAAINDAAIKVMIIDNRALGMVRQWQSLFYHQRYSFTELADTPDFVKLADAYGWQAARISRPDQIGPALDQMLACEGPYLLDVVIPTDQTVYPMVAPGAPLDDIIGALDVTLGGVRVSEKGFGTTGHPGAPTEPAKGDDE; the protein is encoded by the coding sequence ATGATGACCACCGAGGAGAAGATCGCCCTGCGCCAGCGCGCCCTTGGGGGACGCCCGCTCGGCCCGGGTAGCAAGACCGAGCACGAGGGCAAGACCATGACGGGCGCGCAGGCGATTATCGCCTCGCTCGAGGCCGAGGGCGTGGACACGATCTTCGGCTACCCCGGGGGGCAGGCCATCAAGATCTACGACGCCCTGTACGACTCCACCAAGGTCCGCCACGTGCTCGCCCGCCACGAGCAGGGGGCCACGCACATGGCCGACGGCTACGCGCGAGCCACGGGCAGGGTCGGCGTCGTCCTGGTCACGAGCGGCCCCGGCGCCACCAACACCGTGACCGGCATCGCCACGGCCTACATGGACTCCGTCCCCCTCGTCGTCATTACGGGCCAGGTCACGCGCGGCGTCATCGGCACCGACGCGTTCCAGGAGTCCGACATCGTGGGCATCACGATGCCCGTGGTCAAGCACAGCTTCCTCCTGCAGTCCAACGCCGACCTCACGCGGACCTTCCGCGAGGCGTTCTACATCGCCTCGACGGGGCGTCCCGGTCCCGTCCTCATCGACGTCCCGAGCGACCTGTCGGGCTCCGAGATGGTCTTCCACTACCCCGACTCCGTGAGCCTGCCCAGCTACCGCCCCACCTACAAGGGCAACGCGAAGCAGGTCAAGCAGGCCGCTGCCCTCATCCAGGAGGCACAGCGTCCGCTTCTGTACGCGGGAGGCGGCATCGTGGCCAGCCATGCCTGCGCCGAGCTGACCGAGCTCGCCGAGCGCATGGGCATCCCCGTCGTGACCTCGCTCATGGGCAAGGGGGCCATGCGCTGCTCCAACCCGCTCAACCTGGGCCCCGTGGGCATGCACGGCTCCAAGTACGCCAACCGGGCCGTCACGGAGTGCGACCTGCTCATCGCCGTGGGCGCGCGCTTCTCCGACCGCGTGACCGGCAAGGTCTCCGAGTTCGCGCGCCGCGCCAAGATCATCCACGTCGACATCGACCCCGCCGAGATCGGCAAGATCGTCGACCCCGCGGTGCCCATCGTGGGCGACGCGCGCGTGGTTCTCGCCTCGCTCAACGAGCGCCTGGCCAAGGCCGACGCCCATCCCGTGGACGATGCGTGGACCAGGGAGGTCTTCGAGTGGCGCGAGCGCTGGCCGTTCTACACGGACGCCTTCGCGGACTATCCCGACAAGATCGCGCCCGAGGTCGTGCTCTCGGCCCTGTCTGACCGACTCGACCCCGAGGCCTCGATCGTCACCACCGAGGTCGGGCAGCACCAGATGTGGGCCCACCAGAACATCCACCGCGAGCACGCGCGCACGTTCATCTCGTCGGGCGGCCTGGGGACGATGGGCTTCGGGTTTCCCGCAGCCATCGGGGCCAAGGTCGGCTGCCCCGAGGCCGAGGTCGTCTGCGTCGCCGGCGACGGCTCGTTTCAGATGAACGTCCAGGAGATGGCCACCGCCGCCATCAACGACGCCGCCATCAAGGTCATGATCATCGACAACCGCGCCCTCGGCATGGTCCGCCAGTGGCAGAGCCTCTTCTACCACCAGCGCTACTCCTTCACCGAGCTCGCCGACACCCCCGACTTCGTGAAGCTCGCCGACGCCTACGGCTGGCAGGCCGCGCGCATCTCTCGGCCCGACCAGATCGGCCCGGCGCTCGACCAGATGCTCGCCTGCGAGGGACCATACCTGCTCGACGTCGTGATCCCCACCGACCAGACCGTCTACCCCATGGTCGCCCCCGGCGCCCCACTCGATGACATCATCGGAGCCCTGGACGTCACCTTGGGCGGCGTGCGCGTGAGCGAGAAGGGCTTTGGCACGACGGGGCACCCGGGCGCGCCCACGGAGCCTGCGAAGGGAGATGACGAGTGA
- the ilvN gene encoding acetolactate synthase small subunit: MKHLLSVLVENKSGVLSRVTGLISRRGFNILSLTVAPTEDETLSRMTIIVEADEVGFEQITKQLHKLVSVFKISDLTEQDAVERELVLFKVTATPERRHELIEIANVFRAKVVDVGKNTLTIEATGTQSKLDAMEGLFRGYGIRQLTRTGKIAMARGGHDS, translated from the coding sequence ATGAAGCACCTGCTCTCGGTTCTCGTAGAGAACAAGTCCGGCGTCCTGTCGCGCGTCACGGGGCTCATCAGCCGCCGCGGCTTCAACATCTTGTCGCTCACCGTCGCCCCCACCGAGGACGAGACGCTCTCCCGCATGACGATCATCGTCGAGGCCGACGAGGTCGGCTTCGAGCAGATCACCAAGCAGCTCCACAAGCTCGTCAGCGTCTTCAAGATCTCTGACCTCACCGAGCAGGACGCCGTCGAGCGCGAGCTCGTGCTCTTCAAGGTGACCGCCACGCCCGAGCGGCGCCACGAGCTCATCGAGATCGCCAACGTGTTTCGCGCCAAGGTCGTCGACGTGGGAAAGAACACGCTCACCATCGAGGCCACCGGCACCCAGAGCAAGCTCGACGCCATGGAGGGCCTCTTCCGCGGCTACGGCATCCGCCAGCTCACGCGCACCGGCAAGATCGCGATGGCGCGCGGGGGCCACGACTCGTAG
- the ilvC gene encoding ketol-acid reductoisomerase, which translates to MAVTIYYEKDCDPSVIQGKKVAIIGYGSQGHAHALNLMDSGCDVRVGLRPGSKSAQKAQEAGLKVCDMMTAAKEANVIMMLVPDETQPAVYEEFVAPNLEAGDTLAFAHGFNIHYGYIKAPEDVNVIMCAPKGPGHIVRRQYTEGSGVPDLACVAQDATGDAWGIALSYCWGIGGARSGVIKSTFKDETEEDLFGEQAVLCGGLVELVKAGFETLTEAGYPEELAYFEVYHEMKMIVDLMYESGIHFMNYSISNTAEYGEYYAGPKVINDQSRAAMKEILGRIQDGSFAAEFVADCNNDHKWLLEKREEINTHPIEKTGEKIRSMFSWIKKD; encoded by the coding sequence ATGGCCGTCACGATCTACTACGAGAAGGACTGCGACCCCTCGGTTATCCAGGGCAAGAAGGTCGCCATCATCGGCTACGGCTCGCAGGGCCACGCCCACGCCCTGAACCTCATGGACTCCGGCTGCGACGTCCGCGTGGGCCTGCGCCCGGGCTCCAAGTCCGCCCAGAAGGCCCAGGAGGCCGGCCTCAAGGTCTGCGACATGATGACGGCGGCCAAGGAGGCCAACGTCATCATGATGCTCGTGCCCGATGAGACCCAGCCCGCCGTCTACGAGGAGTTCGTCGCCCCCAACCTGGAGGCCGGCGACACCCTCGCGTTCGCGCACGGCTTCAACATCCACTACGGCTACATCAAGGCCCCCGAGGACGTCAACGTCATCATGTGCGCCCCCAAGGGCCCGGGCCACATCGTGAGGCGCCAGTACACCGAGGGCTCCGGCGTGCCTGACCTCGCCTGCGTCGCACAGGACGCGACCGGCGACGCCTGGGGCATCGCCCTGTCCTACTGCTGGGGCATCGGCGGCGCCCGCTCCGGCGTCATCAAGTCCACATTCAAGGACGAGACCGAGGAGGACCTCTTCGGCGAGCAGGCCGTGCTCTGCGGCGGCCTCGTCGAGCTGGTCAAGGCCGGCTTCGAGACCCTGACCGAGGCGGGCTACCCCGAGGAGCTGGCCTACTTCGAGGTCTATCACGAGATGAAGATGATCGTCGACCTCATGTACGAGAGCGGCATCCACTTCATGAACTACTCGATCTCCAACACGGCCGAGTACGGCGAGTACTACGCCGGTCCCAAGGTCATCAACGACCAGAGCCGCGCTGCCATGAAGGAGATCTTGGGCCGCATCCAGGACGGCTCCTTCGCCGCCGAGTTCGTCGCGGACTGCAACAACGACCACAAGTGGCTCCTCGAGAAGCGCGAGGAAATCAACACCCACCCGATCGAGAAGACCGGCGAGAAGATTCGCTCCATGTTCAGCTGGATCAAGAAGGACTAG
- the rplT gene encoding 50S ribosomal protein L20: MARVKRAVAGRKKRQTLVERTKGYYGVHSRTFRGMKEQSQHSGQYAYRDRRNKKRDFRSLWIQRINAAARMNELSYSRLMHGLKLAGVELDRKVLAEIAYSDEQTFSEIADVAKKALADAE; encoded by the coding sequence ATGGCACGAGTCAAGCGCGCCGTTGCCGGCCGTAAGAAGCGTCAGACGCTCGTAGAGCGCACCAAGGGTTATTACGGAGTTCATTCCCGCACCTTCCGCGGCATGAAGGAGCAGTCCCAGCACTCCGGGCAGTACGCCTACCGCGACCGCCGCAACAAGAAGCGCGACTTCCGCTCCCTGTGGATCCAGCGCATCAACGCCGCGGCCCGCATGAACGAGCTCTCCTACAGCAGGCTCATGCACGGGCTCAAGCTCGCCGGCGTCGAGCTCGATCGCAAGGTCCTCGCCGAGATCGCCTACTCCGACGAGCAGACCTTCTCCGAGATCGCCGACGTCGCCAAGAAGGCCCTCGCCGACGCCGAGTAA
- the rpmI gene encoding 50S ribosomal protein L35 gives MPKMKTHKGTAKRFRRTGTGKIMRAKAFKSHILSKKSPKRIRGFRQETTLTAADTKNVSQRMGSN, from the coding sequence ATGCCCAAGATGAAGACGCACAAGGGTACGGCGAAGCGCTTCCGTCGCACCGGCACTGGCAAGATCATGCGCGCCAAGGCGTTCAAAAGCCACATCCTGTCCAAGAAGTCGCCCAAGCGCATCCGCGGGTTTCGTCAGGAGACCACCCTCACGGCGGCCGACACCAAGAACGTCTCTCAGCGCATGGGCTCCAACTAG
- the infC gene encoding translation initiation factor IF-3 — MARNDGPRINEEITSRTCRLIGVDGSQMGLFGVRDALRIAHDQGLDLVEIAPNADPPVCKVLDYKKFKYEQDRKAKAARKNQVKVEIKEMKFRPKIDVGDYETKKGHVLRFLKKGARVKITIMFRGREMAHPEQGRIVLDRLAEDLKDCATVEQQPLMEGRNMHMLIVPIKGAFDEKADADADEDLTMEKEN; from the coding sequence ATAGCCAGAAACGACGGTCCTCGTATCAACGAGGAGATCACCTCTCGCACGTGTCGCCTCATTGGCGTCGACGGGTCGCAGATGGGCCTGTTCGGAGTGCGGGACGCGCTGCGCATTGCCCACGACCAGGGGCTTGATCTTGTCGAGATCGCCCCTAACGCGGACCCGCCGGTCTGCAAGGTGCTCGACTACAAGAAGTTCAAGTACGAGCAGGATCGCAAGGCCAAGGCCGCTCGCAAGAACCAGGTCAAGGTCGAGATCAAGGAGATGAAGTTTCGTCCCAAGATCGACGTGGGGGACTACGAGACCAAGAAGGGTCACGTCCTGCGCTTCCTCAAGAAGGGTGCCCGCGTCAAGATCACGATCATGTTCCGCGGCCGCGAGATGGCCCACCCGGAGCAGGGGCGCATCGTGTTGGACCGGCTCGCCGAGGATCTGAAGGACTGTGCCACGGTCGAGCAGCAGCCGCTCATGGAGGGCCGCAACATGCACATGCTCATCGTCCCGATCAAGGGCGCCTTCGACGAGAAGGCGGACGCCGACGCGGACGAGGATCTAACGATGGAGAAGGAGAACTAG